From a region of the Synechococcus sp. PCC 7502 genome:
- a CDS encoding YiaA/YiaB family inner membrane protein — MQQPLKQKDTAAWIFQVWASFIISMGAMGASIFYLPNDRPIDNWMKWQLTTTFLFTVSSTFTLAKTVRDNHEAVKTMARIDEARVEKILAEHHPLK; from the coding sequence ATGCAACAACCTTTAAAGCAAAAAGATACAGCCGCATGGATTTTTCAAGTATGGGCTTCCTTTATCATATCTATGGGGGCAATGGGAGCCAGCATTTTCTACTTGCCAAACGATCGCCCTATCGACAATTGGATGAAATGGCAGCTTACCACCACTTTTTTATTTACAGTGAGTTCCACTTTTACACTTGCCAAGACTGTTCGAGATAATCACGAAGCTGTAAAAACTATGGCAAGAATTGATGAAGCTAGAGTTGAGAAAATTCTTGCTGAACATCATCCTTTGAAATAA
- a CDS encoding adenylate/guanylate cyclase domain-containing protein, whose protein sequence is MSNSLKASLEGLEIINRARLRHGWTKTRSAAWWMKADVSQITLRRFWSGEKVRRDNFIAICDAVGIKDWQAIAVPVEELIAEIYESTISAKVSMAKEISLTETKRNLAAIVFTDIQGFTAHLENHEEQALTAIARDFQMMTDICQSFEGQVLKSTGDGLLLYFTSAIAAVACALEIQESLVKFSETISDSISELILAHRIGIHLGDVFFSDGDVMGNGVNIASRIQNEAEPGGICISQTVYDVVKHTLSLKANYLGARELKNISEAVPIYEILLVSQEARARNREQVKLSTTKLRADIKQVFHQSQDWGEAPDVSDFYGRDREISQLESWIINDRHKLIAILGMGGIGKTTIAVAVADQVSTHFDCLIWRSLRNAPPVDQLLSDLLLSLSTEQLNETEGFDQKLSRVTRYIQDRRCLLVLDNLESILSEDERGRYRSGYEGYAELVRCFAETRHQGCLVFTGREPPLELSRFNSARSLLLSGVSDADGKRICNQIAALDASEREWHQIITHYGGNPLALKIVVAGIRDLLGGDVRQFLELLSQGILGFRDIQDVLSRQFDRISIYEREAMYWLAIAREPISFKELHEDLVSLGSRQKLLDTLESLQRRSLLETSHNCFNLQPVVMEYVTNYLVEEVSQELSQGFKAWVLFRSHALIKASAPDYIREIQVRFILNPIIDRIGNDYLGELLLQLKAGSKKDYAAGNLLNLLVQAGTDLTNYDFSDLTIWQAYLRDVNLHSTNFRNSNLTQSTFRETFLNIISLLFSANGEFLATGDSHGQIGLWQVSNGKRILEIDGHTDIVFALALATDGKYLVSGSLDQTVKLWNLQTGNCESTLLDQTGGISMLVLSPDNHYLACSCGDRYIRVLDLLERRVIHTLSGHTNIPRAIAFDPHRPILASCGLDSTIRVWDLKTGVCLQVIADESELYTLAFSADGKLLATGGENGVIKFWSTHTWTCLNTLTGHSDRLWSISFSLDGRFLASAGDDLSVRIWDVETGVCLRNWLAHQSRIWSLAFSPNSLILASGSEDKSIKFWHPETGHCLRKLQGCSNEISPFAFKGNNLYLLSGVDGQNIQVWNINTGKCEKRIPTHNAFQASLSPDCRLLASASLDNLIRIFAVETGNLIKTLTGHTIWVRETVFNPNGDLVASASGDKTAKLWDVQTGQCLHTLIGHSAPLQAIAFSPNGNILATGAWDAAIGIWDAQSGECLRMLRGHNDRIAVVSFHPNSNILASGSRDSTIRLWNIHTGECILIVPHLSVKLHALAIHPSGNILASSGLDTAVRLWDVQTGKLLHSLDCSTKIKWIWSVVFSEDGRLLATGSEDGLCQIWDVNTATCIQTIKISRPYEGMNIYGVRGVTEAQISVLRELGAIEDYFKG, encoded by the coding sequence ATGTCAAACTCTTTAAAGGCATCGTTAGAAGGATTAGAGATTATCAATCGAGCGCGTCTGAGACATGGTTGGACTAAAACCAGAAGTGCGGCTTGGTGGATGAAAGCCGATGTTTCACAGATCACATTGAGAAGATTTTGGAGTGGTGAGAAGGTAAGGCGTGATAATTTTATCGCCATCTGTGATGCGGTAGGTATTAAAGATTGGCAGGCGATCGCAGTGCCTGTTGAAGAGCTGATTGCAGAAATCTATGAATCCACAATTTCAGCAAAAGTAAGTATGGCTAAGGAAATAAGTCTAACTGAGACAAAAAGAAATTTAGCAGCAATTGTGTTTACGGATATTCAAGGATTTACTGCGCATTTAGAAAATCATGAAGAGCAAGCATTAACAGCAATTGCCCGCGATTTTCAAATGATGACCGATATTTGTCAAAGCTTTGAAGGGCAAGTCTTAAAGTCCACAGGTGATGGTTTACTGCTCTATTTTACGAGTGCGATCGCTGCCGTTGCCTGCGCCTTAGAAATTCAAGAATCACTGGTGAAATTCTCTGAAACTATTTCAGATTCCATATCAGAACTTATCCTCGCGCATCGCATAGGCATCCATCTAGGGGATGTATTTTTTAGCGATGGTGATGTGATGGGGAATGGGGTAAATATTGCTTCTAGGATTCAAAATGAAGCAGAACCCGGCGGCATCTGCATATCGCAAACAGTCTATGATGTTGTTAAGCATACCCTATCCTTAAAAGCAAATTATCTGGGGGCAAGGGAATTAAAGAATATCTCAGAAGCAGTACCCATCTACGAAATTCTCCTTGTTTCCCAAGAGGCAAGAGCGAGAAATAGAGAACAAGTTAAGTTATCTACAACTAAGCTGCGAGCAGATATAAAGCAAGTTTTTCATCAAAGCCAAGATTGGGGAGAAGCTCCTGATGTTTCAGATTTTTATGGGCGCGATCGCGAAATATCACAATTAGAAAGTTGGATAATTAATGATCGCCACAAATTAATTGCTATCCTAGGTATGGGCGGAATTGGCAAAACTACTATAGCCGTGGCAGTTGCCGATCAGGTATCCACTCACTTTGACTGTTTAATCTGGCGCAGTTTGCGAAATGCACCACCTGTGGATCAATTATTAAGCGATTTATTGTTATCGCTTTCCACCGAGCAATTAAACGAAACTGAAGGCTTCGATCAAAAATTGTCGCGCGTGACAAGATATATTCAAGATCGTCGCTGCTTATTGGTCTTAGATAACCTAGAGTCGATTTTGAGCGAGGATGAAAGAGGGAGATATCGAAGCGGATATGAAGGCTATGCCGAATTGGTGAGATGTTTCGCCGAGACCAGACATCAGGGTTGTTTAGTCTTTACTGGTCGGGAGCCACCGTTGGAGTTATCTAGGTTTAATAGTGCGCGATCTCTTCTGCTGTCTGGAGTGTCAGATGCTGATGGGAAGAGAATCTGCAATCAAATCGCCGCTCTGGATGCTTCCGAACGAGAATGGCATCAGATTATAACCCACTACGGCGGTAATCCATTAGCATTAAAGATAGTGGTAGCAGGAATTCGAGATTTATTGGGTGGCGATGTAAGGCAATTTCTAGAATTATTATCCCAAGGCATTTTAGGTTTCCGAGATATTCAAGATGTGCTGTCCCGACAATTTGACAGGATTTCTATATATGAACGCGAAGCTATGTATTGGCTAGCGATCGCTAGAGAACCAATTAGCTTTAAGGAATTACACGAAGATTTAGTATCTTTAGGATCAAGACAAAAGTTACTAGATACTTTAGAGTCGTTACAGAGGCGATCTTTGTTAGAAACCTCTCATAACTGCTTTAACCTACAGCCAGTTGTGATGGAATATGTGACAAATTATTTGGTAGAAGAGGTTAGCCAAGAATTATCCCAAGGATTTAAAGCATGGGTGCTGTTTCGGAGTCACGCTCTAATTAAAGCTTCTGCGCCAGATTACATTCGTGAAATTCAGGTGCGCTTTATATTAAATCCAATTATTGATCGGATTGGGAACGATTATTTGGGCGAACTACTTTTACAATTAAAGGCGGGAAGTAAAAAAGACTATGCCGCGGGAAATCTCCTCAACTTACTTGTCCAAGCAGGTACGGATTTGACTAATTATGACTTTTCCGATTTGACGATTTGGCAAGCATATTTGCGTGATGTAAATCTTCATTCCACCAACTTCCGTAACTCTAACCTCACTCAATCCACATTCAGAGAAACTTTTCTCAATATCATTTCTTTATTATTTAGTGCCAATGGAGAATTTCTCGCCACAGGGGATAGCCACGGACAGATCGGACTCTGGCAGGTAAGCAATGGTAAGCGCATCTTAGAAATAGACGGACATACAGATATTGTGTTTGCCCTAGCTCTAGCGACGGATGGGAAATACCTAGTCAGTGGTAGCTTAGATCAAACTGTGAAATTATGGAATCTCCAAACTGGTAATTGTGAATCTACCTTACTTGATCAGACTGGTGGAATTTCTATGCTGGTACTGAGTCCAGATAATCACTATCTTGCCTGTAGTTGCGGCGATCGCTATATTCGTGTGCTTGATTTACTCGAACGACGGGTGATCCACACTTTATCAGGGCATACAAATATTCCTAGAGCGATCGCCTTCGATCCCCACAGACCGATCCTTGCCAGTTGTGGGTTAGACAGCACAATTCGAGTTTGGGACTTAAAAACTGGGGTGTGTTTGCAGGTTATAGCCGATGAAAGCGAACTCTATACCCTTGCCTTCAGTGCCGATGGTAAGTTGCTTGCCACAGGTGGCGAAAATGGGGTCATTAAATTTTGGTCAACTCACACTTGGACTTGTCTAAATACCCTAACTGGGCATAGCGATCGGCTTTGGTCAATTAGCTTTAGCCTCGATGGCAGGTTTCTGGCTAGTGCTGGCGATGACCTATCAGTACGGATCTGGGATGTAGAAACTGGAGTTTGTTTAAGAAATTGGTTGGCACATCAATCGCGGATTTGGTCGTTGGCATTTAGTCCAAATAGCTTGATTTTAGCCAGTGGTAGTGAAGATAAGAGTATAAAATTTTGGCACCCAGAAACTGGTCATTGCTTGCGCAAGTTACAAGGATGCTCAAATGAGATATCTCCCTTTGCCTTTAAAGGAAATAATTTGTATTTGTTAAGTGGAGTTGACGGACAAAATATTCAAGTTTGGAATATAAATACTGGAAAATGTGAAAAACGCATACCAACTCATAACGCCTTCCAAGCTAGTCTGAGTCCAGATTGCCGACTTTTAGCTTCTGCTAGTTTGGATAATTTAATTCGGATTTTTGCTGTAGAGACTGGTAATTTAATTAAAACTCTTACAGGGCATACGATTTGGGTCAGAGAAACTGTGTTTAACCCAAATGGCGACCTAGTTGCCAGCGCTAGTGGCGATAAAACCGCTAAACTTTGGGATGTGCAGACAGGTCAATGCCTGCATACTTTAATCGGACATTCGGCACCGTTGCAAGCGATCGCCTTTAGCCCTAATGGAAATATCCTAGCAACTGGGGCTTGGGATGCAGCGATCGGCATCTGGGATGCCCAGTCAGGTGAATGCCTGAGAATGCTTAGAGGACATAACGATCGCATTGCGGTTGTATCTTTTCACCCTAATAGTAATATTCTTGCCAGTGGCAGCCGAGATTCCACAATTCGTCTATGGAATATCCACACAGGCGAATGTATCCTGATCGTTCCTCACTTAAGCGTCAAACTTCATGCTCTAGCGATTCATCCTAGCGGCAATATACTCGCAAGTTCCGGATTAGATACTGCGGTAAGACTTTGGGATGTGCAAACAGGTAAGCTGTTGCATAGCTTAGATTGCAGCACTAAAATTAAGTGGATTTGGTCGGTGGTATTTAGCGAAGATGGACGACTTCTTGCCACTGGCAGTGAAGATGGCTTATGTCAGATTTGGGATGTGAATACTGCAACTTGTATTCAAACTATAAAGATTTCTCGCCCCTATGAAGGTATGAATATTTATGGAGTGCGAGGTGTGACCGAAGCTCAAATTTCCGTGCTTAGAGAGTTAGGAGCGATCGAAGATTATTTCAAAGGATGA
- a CDS encoding type II toxin-antitoxin system Phd/YefM family antitoxin, translated as MTITVTIPEASQQFSQLMGQVMLGEEIIICENGEAIAIIKPSPKKRQPRIAGQDKGKIFIATNFNDPLPDDILDSFTN; from the coding sequence ATGACCATAACAGTAACCATTCCCGAAGCCAGCCAACAATTCTCCCAACTAATGGGACAAGTCATGCTGGGCGAAGAAATTATCATCTGTGAAAACGGCGAAGCGATCGCCATAATCAAACCTAGTCCTAAAAAGCGACAACCCCGCATAGCAGGTCAAGATAAAGGGAAAATCTTCATTGCCACAAACTTCAACGATCCTTTGCCAGACGATATTTTGGATAGCTTCACAAATTAA
- a CDS encoding lipopolysaccharide assembly protein LapB, giving the protein MTLRITTQKTIQKISIGVASLTFLTTIACTSVEASKSINPESIASSSLVAQAVSAQQIEAKKLMDRGDVQFDKVKYEAAIKSFQQALTIYRQIGDRKGESEAYLSLGYTYEKLASFLKAAEFFQIAIELGRATKNASIEAQGLNGLANIDLDQEKYDSAANYYSMAVSLASKADDRPTELIIIANLAQIYKLQKNTALAIVTYQKVIEIARTLKDINYELDATGNMADLYSEKGEHAKAIETYQRLVAIAEKNKFPDIQIMALASLSNVYWSLGEYDKSFNLAMSAIKIARSEKDLITEARLLSGIGYSYLGLGNSEKALRFYEESLTVFRKAKDIQQTVKVQEVINEIRRTLGMPSKPAISPISS; this is encoded by the coding sequence ATGACATTACGAATCACAACCCAAAAGACAATACAAAAAATATCCATCGGAGTCGCATCCTTAACTTTTTTAACCACGATCGCTTGTACTAGCGTTGAAGCATCCAAATCTATTAATCCTGAATCTATAGCTAGTTCTTCATTAGTAGCCCAAGCAGTATCAGCCCAACAGATAGAGGCTAAGAAGCTAATGGATCGGGGTGATGTTCAGTTTGATAAAGTTAAATATGAAGCAGCAATCAAATCATTTCAGCAGGCACTAACTATCTATAGGCAAATTGGCGATCGCAAAGGCGAATCAGAAGCTTATTTAAGTTTGGGATATACCTATGAGAAACTAGCTAGCTTTCTGAAGGCGGCAGAGTTTTTTCAAATTGCCATAGAACTTGGTAGAGCTACAAAAAATGCTTCAATCGAAGCACAGGGCTTGAATGGGTTAGCTAATATTGATCTAGATCAAGAAAAATATGATAGTGCTGCAAATTACTACAGTATGGCTGTATCCCTGGCAAGTAAAGCAGATGATCGCCCAACAGAATTGATTATCATTGCAAATCTTGCTCAGATTTATAAATTACAAAAAAATACCGCCCTCGCAATCGTCACTTATCAAAAAGTAATTGAAATTGCTCGCACGTTGAAAGATATAAACTATGAACTTGATGCTACGGGTAATATGGCGGACCTTTACTCTGAAAAAGGAGAACACGCTAAGGCGATTGAAACCTATCAAAGATTAGTAGCGATCGCCGAAAAGAATAAATTTCCAGATATTCAGATTATGGCTCTAGCCAGTCTCAGTAATGTCTATTGGAGTTTAGGTGAATATGATAAATCATTTAATCTTGCGATGAGTGCCATTAAGATTGCTCGTTCTGAGAAGGATTTAATAACGGAAGCAAGATTACTAAGCGGGATTGGATATTCCTATCTCGGTCTTGGGAATAGCGAAAAAGCTTTAAGGTTCTACGAGGAATCTTTAACAGTATTTCGTAAGGCTAAAGATATTCAACAAACCGTAAAAGTTCAAGAAGTAATTAATGAGATCAGAAGAACTTTAGGAATGCCCTCTAAACCTGCAATTTCGCCAATATCCTCCTAA
- a CDS encoding M14 family metallopeptidase: MKPNHDSISSAFSPDYITARSRFLEAAKSINCEIYAYPIKTKTDDDLTIDVAIRWGTSQKALVVSSGLHGAEGFLGSAVQLSLLKSAINPRTTLILIHALNPYGFKYLRRTNEDNIDLNRNFLLEGDLYAGSPPLYAKLNQFFNPASPPPRFEPYLLKAIAIIARYGIKAMKETLPVGQYDYPQGLFFGGKEPSQTANILEENIQNWIGDAQKVIHIDFHTGLGAWGTYKLFAGEVDNPQKIQSLTAQFGVDKIETWTPQGISYPIRGGLGKWCKTKFPQCDYDFLTAEFGTYPTLKVVKALRAENRAFWYSPSTNTNLKDWFKEIFAPSDRTWRDVCVTQGLEIIQMANQALSIYS, encoded by the coding sequence ATGAAACCCAACCATGATAGTATTTCTAGCGCATTTTCACCTGATTATATAACGGCACGATCGCGTTTCTTAGAGGCAGCAAAATCGATTAATTGTGAGATTTACGCCTATCCAATCAAGACTAAAACCGATGACGATCTAACGATTGATGTTGCTATTCGTTGGGGGACATCGCAAAAGGCATTGGTGGTTTCTAGCGGTTTACATGGAGCAGAGGGGTTTTTAGGTTCGGCAGTACAACTGAGTTTACTAAAGTCGGCGATCAATCCCAGAACAACACTTATTTTAATTCACGCCCTCAATCCCTATGGTTTTAAGTATTTACGTCGCACTAATGAAGATAATATCGACCTCAATCGGAACTTTCTCTTAGAGGGCGATCTGTATGCTGGTAGTCCTCCACTCTACGCCAAGTTAAATCAATTTTTTAATCCTGCATCTCCTCCTCCACGATTTGAACCTTATCTATTAAAAGCGATCGCCATAATTGCCAGATACGGCATCAAAGCTATGAAAGAGACTTTACCAGTGGGGCAGTATGATTATCCTCAGGGTTTATTTTTTGGCGGGAAGGAGCCTTCCCAAACTGCAAATATTCTAGAGGAAAATATCCAAAATTGGATCGGTGATGCTCAAAAAGTGATTCATATAGACTTTCATACAGGACTGGGAGCTTGGGGAACCTATAAACTATTTGCGGGAGAAGTTGATAACCCTCAAAAAATTCAGTCGTTAACCGCCCAGTTTGGAGTCGATAAAATCGAAACTTGGACTCCTCAAGGAATCTCCTATCCGATTCGTGGTGGCTTAGGTAAATGGTGTAAAACAAAATTCCCACAATGCGATTATGATTTTCTCACTGCCGAGTTTGGAACTTATCCCACACTTAAAGTTGTAAAAGCTCTACGTGCCGAAAATAGAGCTTTTTGGTATTCGCCAAGTACAAATACTAATCTTAAGGATTGGTTTAAGGAGATATTCGCTCCTAGCGATCGCACTTGGCGGGATGTATGTGTAACTCAAGGTTTAGAAATAATCCAAATGGCAAATCAAGCTTTAAGCATTTATAGTTGA
- a CDS encoding MFS transporter translates to MQSDYLGTKLNFKTKLSYGIGEIGASIFVTIRAFFQLFFLTNVAGLNPSLAGTVLLIGRIWDAVNDPVIGWLSDRTVSKWGKRHSWMLWGSIPFASLSVMQWIVPNFSSELQLNQIFLFWYYAAISLLADTAFSAVFLPYLALIPDLTQDYHERTGLNGFKAAFGLGAGIFALIVAQIIFAKISNPQDKYLMMAIAFAILSTLTIFVCIWGTRPQLRLMNKHISINDHNDNSPNLIAQMRIVLSNIPFLILMGIYLCSWIAVQTNSAILPYFVVNWMGLPDQHFAQAAIAVQGTALIMMIPWSILSQRLGKKAVYFLGIPLWAIAQIGLFLVQPGQVVLMYGLAVLAGAGISVVYLIPGAMLPDVIDYEELRTGQRQEGVFYGFVTQLLKIGIAIALFLVGKTLDWSNFIPTIAENSPPIQPESALWAIRLMISLVPILALLGGIFFAFVYPISRLRHEEILLKLRELGLRPQIPLNPH, encoded by the coding sequence ATGCAATCAGATTATTTAGGAACTAAGCTGAATTTCAAAACCAAACTTTCCTATGGAATTGGCGAAATTGGTGCTTCTATCTTTGTGACTATTCGCGCCTTCTTTCAGTTATTCTTTCTGACGAATGTGGCTGGGTTAAATCCTAGCCTTGCCGGTACGGTGTTATTGATAGGCAGAATCTGGGATGCAGTTAACGATCCAGTCATTGGCTGGTTGAGCGATCGCACGGTCTCTAAATGGGGAAAGCGGCACTCATGGATGCTCTGGGGCAGTATTCCTTTTGCAAGCCTGTCCGTAATGCAATGGATTGTACCAAATTTTAGCAGCGAACTTCAACTCAACCAAATATTCCTCTTTTGGTACTATGCAGCGATCTCTTTGTTAGCAGATACCGCCTTTTCGGCTGTGTTTTTGCCATACTTGGCATTGATTCCCGATTTAACCCAAGACTATCACGAACGTACTGGTTTAAACGGGTTTAAAGCCGCTTTTGGACTAGGAGCGGGAATCTTCGCTTTAATCGTGGCACAGATCATCTTCGCTAAGATATCTAATCCGCAGGATAAATATTTGATGATGGCGATCGCCTTCGCAATTCTATCGACATTGACAATATTTGTTTGCATCTGGGGAACGCGCCCCCAATTGCGCCTGATGAATAAGCACATCAGTATAAATGATCATAACGATAATTCGCCTAATCTCATTGCCCAGATGCGGATTGTGCTAAGCAATATTCCATTTCTGATCTTGATGGGTATTTATCTCTGTTCTTGGATTGCCGTCCAAACTAATTCAGCGATTTTACCTTACTTTGTCGTAAATTGGATGGGATTGCCCGATCAACACTTTGCCCAAGCCGCGATCGCAGTGCAAGGAACGGCTTTAATCATGATGATTCCTTGGAGCATTCTCAGTCAAAGACTAGGGAAAAAGGCGGTCTACTTTCTTGGTATTCCCCTGTGGGCGATCGCTCAAATTGGTTTATTTTTAGTGCAGCCGGGGCAAGTTGTCTTGATGTATGGTTTAGCGGTATTAGCCGGAGCAGGGATTTCTGTAGTCTATCTGATTCCGGGTGCCATGTTGCCTGATGTTATTGACTATGAGGAGTTGCGAACGGGACAGCGACAAGAAGGGGTATTTTATGGATTTGTGACTCAGTTACTCAAGATTGGCATTGCGATCGCTCTCTTTTTAGTAGGAAAAACTCTAGATTGGAGCAATTTTATCCCAACTATCGCGGAGAACTCGCCGCCAATTCAACCAGAATCTGCACTTTGGGCAATCCGCCTGATGATAAGTCTAGTTCCAATTTTGGCATTATTAGGTGGCATATTTTTTGCCTTCGTATATCCCATCTCGCGGCTGAGACATGAAGAGATTTTACTGAAATTAAGGGAGTTGGGGCTTCGTCCTCAAATTCCCCTCAATCCCCATTAA
- a CDS encoding tetratricopeptide repeat protein, translated as MDEKGFDSTNKAEASNLYNQANVCVSLGDFTRALSYYSQAIALDRNEPTYYNNYASTLKRVGRLSEALQVYTNLTQLFPKYTKASLSLASSYIEAGMNEESISAYKIFLSGYKNGNFVFNPIVGGIDQSKSLFGNNALEIAFLNSINYLNKERKILAIKSYNYALNQLNISEFPEIYTDIALESIAINNAIISADYENNPEIWHYEVQFLERNAAIGDNFVNVWYLETNKKQGPSSSYSLIITVARDCDYNYPVLSAECGISSIWELTPPQENLVIYVYNFDQPSFQWSNRSTWDSNDQDQLGWLHSKVINLYRPKEIIIRVTEHFALALRKFLL; from the coding sequence ATGGATGAGAAAGGTTTTGATTCAACAAATAAAGCTGAAGCTAGCAATTTGTACAATCAAGCTAACGTCTGCGTATCATTAGGTGATTTTACCCGTGCTTTAAGTTATTACTCTCAAGCCATTGCACTTGATAGGAATGAGCCAACGTATTACAACAATTATGCTTCTACTCTTAAAAGAGTTGGTAGATTATCAGAAGCTTTGCAAGTTTACACAAATCTTACCCAATTATTTCCAAAATATACAAAAGCATCCCTTTCCCTCGCTAGTTCATACATTGAAGCTGGTATGAACGAAGAATCAATTTCGGCATATAAAATTTTTCTAAGCGGCTACAAAAATGGAAATTTCGTCTTCAACCCAATAGTTGGTGGAATTGATCAAAGTAAGAGCCTCTTTGGAAATAATGCACTAGAGATTGCTTTTCTAAATTCTATTAATTATCTAAATAAAGAAAGAAAAATATTGGCTATAAAGTCCTACAATTATGCATTAAATCAACTTAATATTTCTGAGTTTCCAGAAATTTATACAGATATTGCCTTAGAATCTATTGCAATAAATAATGCAATTATATCTGCTGATTATGAAAATAATCCTGAGATTTGGCATTATGAAGTCCAGTTTCTAGAGCGTAATGCTGCTATTGGAGATAATTTTGTTAATGTATGGTATCTAGAGACTAATAAGAAGCAGGGACCTTCCTCCTCATATAGCTTAATTATTACAGTTGCTAGAGATTGTGATTACAACTACCCTGTTTTATCTGCGGAATGCGGTATATCCTCGATATGGGAATTAACTCCACCACAAGAAAATTTAGTCATTTATGTTTACAACTTTGATCAACCATCATTTCAATGGTCAAATCGTTCTACATGGGATTCAAATGACCAAGATCAATTGGGTTGGCTTCATTCTAAAGTAATTAATCTCTATAGACCTAAAGAGATTATCATTAGAGTTACTGAACATTTTGCTTTGGCACTTCGTAAATTCTTACTTTGA
- a CDS encoding type II toxin-antitoxin system VapC family toxin, giving the protein MRILLDTHTFLWWVADDPKLSVNAKAIIANPDNDVYFSVVSAWEIIIKVGTGKLTLSEAPETYIPSRVASNQFEILPVQMSHILRVNSLPNFHKDPFDRLLIAQSMEENLLIVTIDNLIIQYPVKSIW; this is encoded by the coding sequence ATGAGAATACTCCTTGATACCCATACCTTCCTGTGGTGGGTTGCTGACGACCCAAAACTATCTGTAAATGCCAAAGCTATTATTGCTAACCCAGATAACGATGTGTACTTCAGTGTTGTCAGTGCATGGGAAATTATTATCAAAGTGGGGACTGGAAAGCTTACTTTATCTGAAGCACCCGAAACTTATATTCCCAGTCGAGTCGCCTCAAACCAATTTGAGATACTACCCGTGCAGATGTCGCACATTTTGAGGGTTAATAGTTTACCCAATTTTCACAAAGACCCCTTTGACAGATTATTAATCGCCCAAAGTATGGAAGAGAACTTATTAATTGTGACAATAGATAACCTAATAATCCAGTACCCAGTTAAATCCATCTGGTAG
- a CDS encoding M28 family peptidase — protein sequence MPRESYKGELPPLDREEESLRDALKQNLEILAGEIGDRNYLNYANLKAAEDFLSNSWKSYGFEVKKQIYEVNGQAFTNLEIEILGSDRAEEIVVIGAHYDSVAGCPGANDNGSGAVGVLELARLFSKKLISGSSPKKTLRFVQFVNEEPPFYHTEMMGSLVYAKACKQRKEKIVGMLSIETIGYYTNELGSQKFPFPLGAFYPSTGNYIAFIGNAASKKLVETVVDSFRQHTQFPSEGAALSELMSAIGMSDHWSFWQNGYPALMVTDTAPFRYPYYHRPEDTPDRVCYGEFARVVSGLEKVINNLVS from the coding sequence ATGCCCAGAGAAAGCTATAAGGGAGAATTACCTCCTTTGGATCGAGAAGAAGAAAGTTTGCGAGATGCGCTAAAACAAAACTTAGAAATTTTAGCGGGAGAGATCGGCGATCGCAACTATTTGAACTATGCCAATCTCAAGGCTGCTGAGGATTTTCTTAGTAATTCATGGAAAAGCTATGGCTTTGAGGTAAAGAAACAAATCTATGAAGTTAACGGACAGGCATTCACAAATTTGGAAATTGAAATCTTAGGTAGCGATCGCGCTGAAGAGATTGTTGTCATTGGTGCTCATTATGACTCTGTAGCTGGATGTCCGGGTGCTAATGATAATGGCTCTGGAGCAGTGGGAGTTTTAGAACTAGCTAGACTTTTTAGTAAAAAATTAATTAGTGGAAGTAGTCCTAAAAAGACATTACGCTTTGTACAATTTGTGAATGAAGAGCCACCTTTTTATCATACCGAAATGATGGGAAGTCTAGTTTATGCCAAAGCCTGTAAACAGAGAAAGGAAAAAATTGTGGGGATGCTAAGTATTGAAACTATTGGCTATTACACTAACGAACTTGGTAGTCAGAAGTTTCCGTTTCCCCTCGGAGCCTTTTATCCTTCCACAGGCAACTACATCGCTTTTATTGGCAATGCTGCTTCTAAAAAGCTAGTGGAGACTGTAGTTGATTCATTTCGCCAGCATACTCAATTTCCTTCGGAAGGAGCGGCATTAAGCGAACTCATGTCAGCCATTGGCATGTCAGATCATTGGTCTTTTTGGCAAAACGGTTATCCAGCATTGATGGTTACAGATACTGCGCCCTTTCGTTATCCTTACTATCACCGACCCGAAGATACACCCGATCGCGTTTGTTATGGTGAGTTTGCCAGAGTTGTAAGCGGACTAGAGAAAGTAATTAATAATTTAGTGAGTTAA